Proteins found in one Anopheles aquasalis chromosome 3, idAnoAquaMG_Q_19, whole genome shotgun sequence genomic segment:
- the LOC126578685 gene encoding mucin-5AC-like isoform X1, with protein sequence MKWSSLGITTLLSLFVFAGLCSLAEAQRGRVRFSSQSQLSDETSSSELPEVSAIVAPKTVQNVGFVRRRTARPPVFDAPEPSVATPRRESPREVPQRRPNASRRSFDSSEEEPEQQQLTSVRSRQQSSSSLKSEVVLQNTFTRRGLPEKESQSPLKEGTTDAPLTRRRGKQRNWQEESVTSTANAAISPPVRAARRNNRLTTTEATKLSNEVLDGGSSSTARASAEVGRSRGVVRATIKLVSKDRADEGGSSSEENYPEPFKKLLKEKLNDEKLKTVYVKKLDVVKEKPVRGSSFESRSSSTESGSGELGAGRRSFRTTTTTTTTEPPTVKPNLVEYRQEVKDSVKSTRYSVQQPAAARSSVKSSSEQSSSSYRSSRILKDKSTSTEALLQSLQQSSRESGEQEVSSERSSARQLTRTRARVTEITQKSEEQIKSFVKVVSSETVDANPQSGLRSSGEKEERNSSGSAEQRTGSARRNLPSRGRVQVLSTTTPGPTTTVKLITPRPIRTYTRRQNTLSYLTSTTTAPTTTTRKPFSPAPRNSSSLTQRKPAPVTPPVATTVEDERKEQRTPLLANARRTAPSRLQQGPKPTARTKSDTFSFPRGRGTENPNRDDAGPRKVSLLSHPDPVQAKRKLPEPVSTPAAVEKQSSNASERVPVKAPSFRVVPTPTVPPPRKPLLSRTGVGAVKTTTVPVRKTSPNNALKRPLTFPSNRGNKKSAVYTPTIPTFTTQPTVKVTPDGNNSQKPANSSTKQPSRLASLSSLSSTAAHANEINLDGDGDVDGADTPATHLEDDREVIEPEDYSENELEPGEVQRAVPSRQQNQTVAAGWPPRLEPQLVPILAGLTQSRIDVDTPNHRAGPAVTVSIFSALSEILSQPTESLQFLSSSTDAPSSSSSSSSSSEPTSTSTTSTTSTTTTTTTTTTTTTTTTTTPPPPPPPPPSTPSPISSLLLSKSSNDKVLEVLGTMPVKTMTLSDVPPVSVGDMFVHTTSLREPADNPIVNKPVLTTATSTSIAEGIPAVTTGAPAESNEIWPPTTTTTTFMPPTSTPTVGTIGGIETENEIESRILTDEGEVGDPSGVMTTTNVNALSSDAAHQDGVPDDVPLSTTQSPLVPVESRVTATVTTKPTTEPTDEADLGTTTAAADTTTIASTTLPSVVVTTSSAAEHAERVFIVTASKTDALLIESASTTFIPLPHTTELTETPSPIQEPTTTTTLSPTSFPPTDRLAPSEGPQHWPDATPTVDSVGSVEGADSTTEHNDHHHQLSDPSDDVRSGLRHSFTTTSSSSDDDATELPVTDRNSTPGPSTTDITDSNSITSTTTTTATTTKSIITTTTASATTDSDPLSTTSTAYVTSAPMTVSSKTTRHPFPTVSDATTRPSPTDLPARRPVGAADESPNEPTNDEYRPRFQVRLPILPLGYQATSAQGTPATFYPSFHTTPAPVSTVAAMNLSTTSTTTTTSTTASTTTAPTTASTTTAFSVSPSPRSRGIVVYGILPNGTVVRRVIGGEDEYVTTTTENVRIVYGIFPNGTLVKRYPNGTIVPEVKRRSRVEVTNIDPSELRNPNSAIYRTTDAPPAYVLQSTTTSTTARPFTAKRPVIYSTTDLPPSITLTTTMRHPTTGTTTIIEILRKYNEENQLDAKVKSDNVFSLAAAKQKPIRRLNEDGSSAKEPQNVDETPETIRNDVRIARPNAPDLVYRWKAKTPTSSSTESGEMLDTVSSTSEPTTLAATPSVSENTVPDMAGVGKGGPGFEEQELTSGDVPFIRPTVDTDDSAENTVNPISASRGTDGRLPTEENVTSRKEDSQLRFNPSLPSLPIVEFSSTEPSSTSTSTTTTQRSTTTTTTTTTRPTISTTTTTTRKPTTTATARTTTSTSTARPTTRPTTPRPTTPRPTTPRPTTPRPTTPRPTTPKPVATTQRPRSTTYSDREDLDFLRQLARFLNGGQTPNANARKTTKKPTTTTSTTTSTTTTPKPMTTTTSTTTTTTPTPEPTTTPNLSTVIIEKDDPAFLNDVRKLPNFATPNPLVDTPLANRILQLAIQRDPKSIAKLPLATGNAFPTFDKAGTESQVKVISQPTSTTLSPLEVEKTKKQLDRELQQYNSDLRLLSSLLGRPISEKDIPNLTKQLGGGVASSRPLTTTTTTTTTTTTMTSTRRPTATADGELLKKLLLTQQQQQHNSSPAVIEKPEFYGKTNEAILAAVLKQRGIGPSNSNANIEDILAQIAPGIRTSTLPPIIITTPRPTPRRVPRPPQPPPLRSQSPILDGLSWLWREWQATAPQPRNRSPSSGLPNGSPVGTQFGLSGGPAFGAGGGGGRTASLTQSYRDEGLDPDAKPINPSVTEAPPSLFGGFGINPGGQLLNAAIGVTRAVSQFLGVALQGAAKSFTSAFRPPEAGVQPADELSYYRYSGR encoded by the exons GCTCAACGAGGAAGAGTTCGCTTTTCGTCGCAGTCACAGCTGAGCGATGAGACGAGCTCATCGGAATTACCGGAAGTTTCAGCGATTGTCGCTCCGAAAACGGTTCAAAATGTAGGATTTGTACGTCGtcgcacggcacggccaccGGTCTTCGATGCACCAGAACCATCGGTTGCCACACCGAGAAGAGAATCACCGCGTGAGGTCCCGCAACGACGACCGAATGCATCCCGTAGAAGCTTCGACAGTTCGGAAGAGGAaccagaacagcagcagctgacgtCTGTTCGCTCGAGGCAGCAAAGTTCATCCTCGCTAAAATCGGAAGTCGTACTGCAGAATACCTTCACGAGGCGTGGACTCCCGGAAAAGGAATCTCAAAGCCCCCTGAAAGAGGGTACAACCGATGCCCCATTAACGCGACGACGTGGCAAACAACGGAACTGGCAGGAAGAATCGGTGACCTCCACGGCTAACGCCGCAATCTCCCCACCGGTCCGTGCTGCTCGAAGAAACAATCGATTAACGACAACGGAAGCGACCAAACTATCCAACGAAGTGCTCGATGGCGGTTCCAGCTCCACTGCACGCGCCTCGGCCGAGGTTGGCCGGTCACGGGGTGTTGTTAGGGCGACAATCAAGCTGGTCTCGAAAGACCGCGCCGATGAGGGTGGTTCGTCGTCGGAGGAGAACTATCCCGAACCGTTCAAGAAGCTGCTGAAAGAGAAATTAAACGATGAAAAGCTAAAAACCGTTTACGTGAAGAAGCTCGACGTTGTCAAGGAGAAACCAGTGCGCGGATCTTCATTTGaatccagaagcagcagcacggagtCTGGCAGTGGAGAGCTAGGGGCTGGAAGGCGGAGCTTTAgaaccacgacaacgacgacgacgacggaaccaCCGACGGTGAAGCCAAACCTGGTCGAGTATCGCCAGGAGGTGAAGGACAGCGTGAAGAGTACTCGCTACTCGGTACAGCAACCGGCTGCAGCACGCTCTTCGGTCAAATCGTCTTCGGAacagtcatcgtcatcgtaccGTAGCTCTAGGATACTGAAGGACAAATCCACCTCCACGGAAGCGTTGCTGCAAAGCTTACAACAATCCTCCCGGGAAAGCGGCGAACAAGAAGTTTCCAGCGAGCGTTCCTCGGCACGCCAACTCACCAGGACACGGGCACGAGTGACGGAGATTACGCAAAAGTCCGAGGAGCAGATCAAGAGTTTCGTCAAAGTCGTGTCGAGTGAGACAGTCGACGCGAACCCACAGAGCGGCTTACGATCATCCGGCGAGAAGGAGGAACGTAATTCGTCGGGATCCGCAGAGCAGAGAACGGGAAGCGCAAGGCGGAACCTACCGTCTCGGGGCCGTGTGCAAGTGCTGAGTACAACGACTCCTGGACCGACGACCACGGTGAAACTGATTACACCTCGCCCGATTCGAACGTACACGCGACGACAGAATACACTGAGCTATTTGACCTCGACAACGACCGCACCGACCACCACAACCCGAAAACCATTCTCTCCAGCCCCCCGGAATAGCTCTAGCTTGACGCAGCGAAAACCAGCCCCAGTtacaccaccggtggccaccacggtaGAGGATGAAAGGAAAGAACAGCGAACAccgctgctggcgaatgctaGACGTACGGCACCGTCAAGGTTGCAGCAAGGACCGAAACCGACCGCCAGAACCAAATCGGACACATTCTCTTTCCCTCGGGGCCGTGGCACGGAGAACCCGAATCGAGACGATGCCGGTCCCAGGAAAGTATCGCTCCTGTCGCATCCCGATCCAGTGCAGGCTAAGCGGAAACTTCCCGAACCGGTTAGTACGCCTGCTGCGGTCGAAAAGCAATCCAGCAACGCTTCCGAGCGGGTCCCTGTGAAGGCACCGTCGTTCCGGGTTGTaccgacaccgacggtgcCACCACCCCGGAAGCCATTGCTCAGTCGTACGGGTGTTGGAGCCGTGAAAACGACCACCGTACCGGTACGCAAAACGTCTCCGAATAATGCG CTCAAACGCCCTCTGACATTCCCTTCGAACCGTGGTAACAAGAAATCGGCCGTGTATACACCAACGATCCCGACCTTCACTACACAGCCAACG GTAAAGGTTACACCTGATGGCAATAATTCGCAAAAGCCCGCTAACTCCAGCACAAAACAGCCAAGCCGCCTCGCAAGTCTATCCTCCCTCTCCTCTACCGCTGCACACGCTAACGAAATCAatctcgatggcgatggcgacgtcgACGGTGCAGACACTCCAGCTACTCATCTAGAGGACGATCGGGAAGTGATCGAGCCCGAGGACTACAGTGAGAATGAGCTGGAGCCGGGTGAGGTGCAGCGAGCCGTACCGTCACGGCAGCAGAACCAAACGGTGGCCGCCGGTTGGCCACCAAGGCTGGAACCGCAGCTGGTGCCCATCCTGGCGGGCCTAACGCAGAGCCGGATCGATGTCGATACACCGAACCATCGTGCCGGCCCGGCCGTGACCGTGTCGATCTTCAGCGCCCTCTCCGAGATCCTTTCGCAGCCAACCGAAAGTTTACAATTTTTGTCCTCCAGCACCGATGcaccgtcttcttcttcttcttcttcttcctcttctgagCCTACCTCAACGAGCACCACTTCAACAACgtctaccaccactaccactaccaccaccaccactaccaccactaccaccacgactacaccaccccctccacctccaccaccaccatcgacaccGTCACCGATATCGTCTCTCTTACTTAGCAAGTCCAGCAACGACAAGGTACTGGAAGTTTTGGGCACCATGCCTGTCAAAACCATGACCCTTTCCGACGTACCGCCCGTGAGCGTGGGCGATATGTTTGTACATACTACTAGCCTTCGGGAGCCCGCTGATAACCCGATTGTAAATAAACCCGTTCTAACCACCGCCACAAGCACTTCGATCGCGGAGGGGATACCGGCTGTCACGACCGGTGCACCGGCGGAATCGAACGAAATTtggccacccaccaccaccaccaccaccttcatgCCTCCAACATCGACACCAACCGTGGGAACGATCGGTGGGATCGAAACAGAAAATGAGATCGAAAGTCGCATTCTGACAGATGAGGGAGAAGTAGGCGATCCAAGTGGCgtcatgacgacgacgaacgtgAATGCGCTTTCGTCGGATGCAGCGCATCAAGATGGCGTTCCTGATGATGTTCCTTTGTCCACCACACAGAGCCCGCTAGTGCCGGTGGAATCGAgggtgacggcgacggtgacaaCGAAACCGACGACAGAACCGACGGACGAAGCAGATCTAGGCACTACTACTGCAGCCGCTGATACTACTACCATCGCTTCTACTACGCTTCCTAGTGTTGTTGTGACTACGAGCAGCGCTGCAGAGCATGCTGAGCGCGTGTTCATAGTCACTGCTTCCAAGACTGATGCTTTACTAATTGAGAGCGCTTCTACCACATTCATTCCGCTACCTCATACTACCGAACTCACCGAGACTCCATCCCCCATCCAAGAGCctaccacgaccaccaccctTAGTCCAACATCCTTCCCTCCTACCGATCGGCTCGCCCCGTCCGAGGGGCCACAGCATTGGCCAGACGCAACGCCCACAGTCGATAGTGTCGGGTCTGTAGAGGGTGCCGATTCGACTACAGAACAtaacgatcaccatcatcagctatCCGATCCATCCGATGACGTCCGATCCGGTCTACGTCACTCTTTCACAAcaacatcttcatcttccgacgacgatgcaacTGAGTTGCCGGTCACGGACAGGAACAGTACACCCGGACCATCTACCACCGATATCACAGACTCCAACTccatcacctccaccaccaccaccactgccactaccaccaaatccatcatcaccaccaccaccgcttccgCCACCACTGATTCGGATCCTCTATCGACGACCTCCACCGCATACGTTACGTCAGCACCAATGACCGTAAGTAGTAAGACAACCAGGCACCCCTTTCCAACCGTTTCCGATGCCACGACCCGCCCGTCTCCTACTGATCTACCGGCGCGGCGCCCGGTCGGTGCTGCCGACGAATCTCCCAACGAACCTACCAACGACGAGTACCGTCCGAGATTCCAAGTGCGCCTACCGATCCTGCCCCTTGGCTACCAAGCTACTTCGGCCCAAGGCACGCCGGCAACCTTCTACCCCTCGTTTCACACAACACCCGCGCCGGTGTCCACGGTAGCGGCTATGAATCTGTCCactacctccaccaccaccaccacctctacCACTGCTAGCACTACTACGGCACCAACCACGGCGAGCACGACCACCGCGTTCTCGGTATCGCCATCTCCCAGGTCCCGTGGTATCGTGGTGTACGGTATCCTGCCGAATGGTACCGTGGTACGGCGTGTGATCGGTGGTGAAGATGAGTACgttacaacgacgacggaaaaCGTGCGGATCGTGTACGGTATCTTCCCGAACGGTACCCTGGTGAAGCGCTATCCGAATGGTACGATCGTACCGGAAGTGAAGCGCCGCAGCCGGGTCGAAGTCACTAACATCGATCCAAGCGAGCTGCGGAACCCAAACAGTGCCATCTACCGCACCACGGATGCACCACCTGCCTATGTTTTGCAGAGCACGACCACTAGCACCACTGCCCGCCCCTTCACCGCAAAGCGCCCCGTTATCTATAGTACCACTGATCTGCCTCCTAGTATCACTCTCACTACCACAATGCGCCATCCTACTACG GGTACAACGACTATTATTGAAATACTGCGCAAGTACAACGAGGAGAATCAGCTGGATGCGAAGGTGAAATCGGATAATGTGTTCAGTTTGGCAGCGGCCAAGCAGAAACCCATCCGCCGTCTGAACGAAGACGGTTCCTCCGCTAAAGAGCCACAAAACGTGGATGAAACG CCCGAAACAATTCGCAACGATGTTCGCATTGCGCGACCGAATGCACCTGATCTGGTGTACCGATGGAAGGCAAAAACACCTACTTCAAGTTCTACGGAAAGTGGGGAGATGTTGGACACGGTCTCTTCCACCTCGGAACCAACTACGCTGGCAGCAACTCCGAGCGTGTCTGAAAACACTGTCCCGGATATGGCAGGTGTTGGCAAGGGAGGTCCTGGCTTTGAAGAACAAGAGTTGACAAGTGGCGATGTTCCCTTCATTCGACCGACGGTAGATACAGATGATTCGGCAGAAAACACGGTCAATCCGATTTCGGCTTCTAGAGGAACTGATGGAAGGTTGCCCACGGAAGAGAATGTCACGTCCAGGAAGGAGGACTCACAACTAAGATTTAATCCGTCATTGCCATCTCTTCCTATCGTTGAATTCTCGTCGACGGAACCCTCGTCAACATCCacgtcaacaacaacgacccAGCGatcaacaaccaccacaacaactaCTACAACTAGGCCAACCATTTCAACAACCACGACAACCACCcggaaaccaacaacaacggcaacagcaagaACAACTACGAGTACCTCAACGGCTCGACCAACGACTAGGCCAACAACACCTAGGCCAACAACACCTAGGCCAACGACACCTAGGCCAACGACACCTAGGCCAACGACACCTAGGCCAACCACTCCAAAACCAGTGGCCACAACTCAAAGGCCTCGCAGCACAACTTACTCCGATAGAGAAGATTTGGATTTCCTG CGCCAATTGGCCCGATTCTTGAATGGTGGCCAAACGCCCAACGCCAATGCGCGCAAGACCACGAAAAAGCCAACGACAACAACCTCAACAACAACTAGTACTACCACCACTCCAAAGCCAATGACAACAACTACGTCAACGACTACAACCACCACGCCTACACCCGAACCGACCACAACACCCAACTTGAGTACGGTCATCATCGAGAAGGACGATCCCGCCTTCCTGAACGATGTG CGAAAACTTCCCAACTTTGCCACTCCTAATCCACTTGTCGACACACCGTTGGCAAACAGAATTCTTCAGCTGGCCATACAGCGCGACCCGAAGAGCATCGCCAAGTTGCCGCTGGCGACGGGCAACGCGTTCCCCACGTTCGACAAAGCAGGCACCGAGAGCCAGGTGAAGGTAATCTCGCAGCCTACTTCCACGACACTATCGCcgctggaggtggagaagaCGAAAAAACAACTCGATCGCGAGCTGCAGCAGTACAATAGCGACCTGAGGCTGCTCTCGAGTTTGCTCGGCCGTCCCATCTCCGAGAAGGATATACCTAATTTAACAAAGCAactaggaggaggagtagcCAGTTCGAGACCactgacgaccacgacgacgacgacgacgacgacgacgacaatgacgagTACGCGACGGCCCACCGCGACCGCCGATGGTgagctgctgaagaagctgctgctcacccaacaacagcagcaacacaatagCAGTCCGGCGGTAATCGAGAAGCCGGAGTTTTACGGCAAAACCAACGAAGCCATTCTGGCGGCGGTCCTGAAGCAACGTGGCATCGGGCCATCCAACTCGAACGCAAACATCGAGGACATTCTGGCGCAGATAGCGCCCGGCATTCGTACCTCGACGCTgccgcccatcatcatcacgacaCCGCGGCCTACACCGCGACGCGTCCCGAGACCACCTCAGCCACCACCCCTCCGGTCCCAGAGTCCCATTCTGGATGGTTTGAGTTGGTTGTGGCGCGAATGGCAGGCCACTGCACCGCAGCCTCGCAACCGTAGTCCCAGCTCAGGGCTCCCCAATGGTAGCCCCGTTGGCACCCAGTTTGGACTGAGTGGAGGGCCTGCTTTCGGtgcagggggtggtggtgggcgaacAGCGTCCTTGACGCAATCCTATCGTGATGAAGGACTGGATCCCGATGCG AAACCAATAAACCCTAGTGTTAcggaagcaccaccatcgttgttcGGCGGTTTCGGCATCAATCCCGGTGGACAACTGTTGAATGCGGCCATCGGGGTGACGCGTGCCGTATCACAATTCCTAGGCGTGGCGCTACAG GGTGCCGCAAAGTCGTTTACCTCTGCCTTCCGGCCGCCCGAAGCCGGTGTGCAGCCGGCGGATGAGCTGAGCTACTACCGCTACAGTGGCCGATAA